The DNA window cgacgaatatgaagcgagggccagccaacgagagcatacaggtcgcagtggtgggtagaatatgTGCTGTACTGTATCCAGGTACAGTAACTGTAACCCAGTGACTCATTTACTTCCTCATCGTAAGCAGCCTGGTAAAATAAGCAGTGGAGTGGGAATAAGTTGAATgattaaatgtatgtaaaattTATACTGTATTATGTCAAGGCTTTCAATGATTTCAACCACCAAAAGATTTAAATGTTTGACCATTGAATTTGGCTACTTGACTTCCTTTAACCTACTTTACTCATAATGTGAATACAATTTAAAACATGTTTaattgtttaaaacataactCAAATATTGTTCACAATCAATATAGCCTCACTAAATATATCAAGAAATATCAAATGACAAAACTAGATGCTAATCCTCAGATTTGACTAACTCTGACTAACAAATGCACAAACTGTGAACATATGTTTGAATACAAAATGAAATTTGTCAGGCAAAATAAAGTGTGCAGGAGGGGACATATGCCATTTCAAATCCTCTTTATTGCattgcagacagacatacagcaaATACATTAAAGGTAAACTCAAGCAAAATATGAAAGACAGCTATTACAGTACTTATTGTCAGTTAATGTTCTGGTCATTTCATCAACCATAGCTTGCTCTTGTTGAGTTGAAGTTTCTGATTCATGTCCTTTCTCAGCGACcagctggagctggggctggggctggagctggggctggagctggggcaggAGCTGGGGcaggagctggggctggagctggggctggagctggggctggtgctGCAGGGGCTGGGACAAGACCAAGTCTTTGCAGAAGCAGAAGGTACtgctggtactggtactggtactgctgCAGATTTCCAAACTGCTGCAGAAAGTTTGGAAAGCCACGGCCAGGGCCAGGGCCACGGACACGCTAGAAGAAGGAGGGATATTGAAGGATAATCAAAACGAATGTAGTCGCTGGAGTCTCAATTGTGTACACCATACACAAAACTGTATATAGTTTATTTTAGAAGTAAATCATTTTTTTGAATAACTGTATAGAGCAAGGGCCATGTAGATGCTGATACTATATGTATTTTTGTGATATATTTGTGTTATATTTTTCATGTTTTCTTTACAAATGTtttaatttttcttccactttgacaatacAGAGTATTTTCTGTAGATAATTGTAATCCCACCttgtaactcaacaaaatgtagaaaagttGAGGGGTTTGAATATCTTTTGAAGGCATTGTATAATATGGCAGCTTCAGTTTGAATGCGGTCCACACCCTTCTGGCACAAACTTTGCCTTTCCTGTCTTTCTCTCAATGTCTCTGTCCCCAAATAAGGCAAAAATACTCCTTCAAAAAAGATTATTCATTCATAGTACTCACCTCTTCACTTGAAGAGCGCTTCTCAATGACATGCTGATGGCCATGCTCATGCTCAGCCTTCAAAAGAAAACAATAAGACAATGAATTAATATACATATGGATGTAATATACTAACTTTAAGATCTTTCTAAGTCTAACCAACATTTCCTGTACATACTATATGCATGGCTTACCAAAGCAATAGAGAGAAGCATCACAAATCCAAGTAGAACAACAATCTTCATGCTGAAAGTCTTCATCTAAATAAGAGTATAAACAtaaacatcatcactttattaatCCATCTATTTCCTACAAGTTACAGATTATATTATATGTATAATCTACTACACAGTTAATGAGTGTATAAGAATGCCTTCACTCTGAACAAAGTGTTAGAATTATTAGTATAACCATACCTTAACGTATCTCAGGGTTAAAAGCCTTCTCAGTGCCTCTGTATGTCCTTGCACACTCATCAATACACAAACAATATATAGTGTTTCTCAGCCAATCACAAAGCCCTAATGAAGCCTAAATGTGTTGTAATGAAGGATGTTGTATGATGTCTGGGTGTTCCATGTAACGTTGGGCATTGCAAAACAGGCAAACAAATTAGCCTCTTGCCACTGCTATTAATCAAATGTGCTAACTGAAAATGTCagtataggcctactgtatcaTTGTTTCCCATCTGCTGTTAATTCCAGAACAATATTTATTCTACATCTACATTTATGGAGATAACATTCTCTGTGTGATTCTCTGCGTGAGTTTCCATTTTACCTCTGACTGGGTAGAGACAGACTTACCAGCAAATAAGTGTCTCCCTCACAAAGTGGTCCAAATGTTTAATGCAACTGTCTGAAAGTATGCAAACAAGTTTGATAAATTGTTAGAACAATTAAGCAGGATAATGGTATACTATTAAGTCTTGATACTGACTCGGAGCTATGGAAATATATATAGAGTGCCTGAGTTCTTACTGAAGTTAAAGAGTTGAAGTTCACAAACGTTTAATGTTGCAACCCATTTTCAACGTGTCTTTCAAAATGGTCAAGTTTTTAGCCACCAATAAACAACATGcactatgtggacaccacttcaaataaGTGAATTTGGCAATTTAAGCCACACTAGTTgcagacaggtgtatacaattgagcacacagccatgccatttacagacaaatattggcagtagagtggcctgtactgaagagctcagtgactttcaacatggcaccaacGTAAGGTGCTACCTTTTCAACgagtcagttagtcaaatgtatttcctgctagagctgccaccggcaactgtaagtgctgtttttgtgatgtggaaacatctaggagcaacaccgGCTCAGCCCCGAAGTGGTAAGCCAGggaagctcacagaatgggacggctgaatgctgaagcgcgtagcgtgtaaaaaccgtctctcctcggttgcaacactcacaaactaattccaaactgcctctggaagcaatgtcagcacaataactgttagtcagGAGGTAAATTAAATGGGTTTCCGCACACAATTCTAAGATCGCCTTGAGCAATGCCAAGCGTGGGCTTGAGTGGTGTAAAGATCACGGCTATTGGACTCCGGAGAAGAGGAAACATGTTCTCTCCAGTGATGAAGcacgcttcatcatctggcagtccgatggattaatatggatttggcagatgccagaagaacgctacctgccccaatgcataatgccaactttaaagtttggtggTTGAGGAAAAATGgtctttgttgtttttcactccaactgcgagccaggcctaatcgcacaaagtcagtgcccaacctcaataatgatcttgtgactgaatggaagccagtcccagcagcaatgttccaacatctagaggaaagctgGGGGCTATTACAgcggcaaaggggggaccaatccatattaatgcccatgttattggaatgagatgttcgaagagCAGGTGTATTTTGGGCCATGGAGTGCATTTGGTTATCTGCAACCCAAGAAGAACTGCTAGTGGGTCTTGACCCCTTTTTGGAAACAACAAAACCTCTGGAACTGATTATGAATTCAGAAGTTTTGTTGATTTCATACTTGTTTACAATTGTTTTAGGACTTGTAGAGCCTTCCACCTTATATCAGAGAGGTTTCACACTTGTTTTGAAAGGATCTCAAATAGTTTGTCAaacaaacagaacacaacagacaaATACATACACAATGACGGATCTTAACTTATTTCATTTATTAATGATGGAATAATCAGCTTTGAACAGGAGCTAATGTCAACATATTTGATTTAAACAAGTTTTTTCTCCTTCCCCTATCGACACCCGTCTCATTTTCCACCCGCTGCCggggctggagctggagctgCAGCAGGTGTTGCGGCAGGAGCAGAGGCAAGGCTGGCCAATAGGAAGGGCAGGAGGGCCATCAAGGCAGAGTTACCTTGAGAAGGCTGCGCATAAGGGAAGTAGGATTGGTACCGAGGCTGCTGATAGGGGTAAAACCCTCCCAAACCACGGCCATAACCCCTGtacctctgtagagagagagagagagagagagagagagagagagagagctggataaTTTGTTCTGAGCTGAAACAAACTAGTAATCATATTCAAATAGTAGACCGTACTATAGTACTCTAATAGACAGAATACCTAATAGATAGTACTAAATATTACTGCACCTCATTGCTAGCTGAGCGCTCCTCTCGATCATGTTCCTCAGACAACTGCACACAAACAAAATCCCAGGATGAATGATATTATGGTATAAAGTAATCAACACTCAAAGTGTGAACTTAAGTCCATCATATTGTAATAATTCAGATATTGTCATATTCCAATGCAATGCAATCTGTGGAAACAGCAATCTCTTGGTGTATTGATGTGTAAATTACAGTGTTGATGTTGTATTTCAAGAATTCTTACAGGAATGGAAGAACAAAGTCCAATCAGGCACATCACTAGGAATAGTAGTTTCATGGTCACCATGGAGTTCTTGAAATGAAAAAGACATACAGTGAATTCAAAGCTAGACACGCATGACTAAACTCCACAACAGTATTCTTTGAAATTCTTACCTGTTCAAGTGAAGATGCTTTAAAAGTATTCAACTTGAGACTAATGCTGTATTATAACTTAACAGCAAACATATGCTTTTTATAGACCATTTCATTCCACTGTCAACCAATGAGCTTTCAGTCCCATGATCAATGGTGTGTCCTGGAGATGTGAAATGTGATGAAATTagacatttggtgtgtcattCTACAAATCTGTATATATCCATAGTGTCCACAAAGAACAATGGCTCATCAGTATTAGGAAACTTATGCTAAGTTGACAGGTTTTGAAACTGTTGATGATTTATACCCTTGTTTTTTGGGCATTGCGGAGGATAAATGAACACATTTAATTGtaatgtacattttttatttctcaacttatACAGCATAGCTCAAGTACCAGACTTTATTTAGATTTCTCCTATCATGCAATATAATGTACAACACTTTTTTTAATTTCTCAAATCACACAATGTAATGTACCACACTTTGTATAGATTTCTCACAATTTCCATAAAGTTAATGAGCATTCATCAGAGGACTGGATAGACATACAATTCAGCTTGAAATATAAATGTGTTTATTAAACAGAAATGCATAAAGGAATCACACTTCATAGTCAATGTCTGGGAGTTCCATGAAATACCTGATAGACAGAATTAATGAATTTATAGGATATACATTGTACTTATGATGTTTGGGGAATCCAGTGTTGGGAAAAGTGCCCAATTgtcgtacttgagtaaaagtaaagatacttgaATAGAAAATGGCTCAATTTTaagtgaaagtcactcagtaaaatactgcttgagtaaaagtctaaaagtatttggctttaaaaatacttaagtattcAAATaattgtaattgctaaaatatacttaagtatcaaaaggaaaagtataaatcatttcaaattccttatattaagcagaccagacggcaccattttcttgttttttattttttacggaTAGCcttgggcacactccaacactcagacatctttataaactaagcatttgtgttttgtgAGTCCACCTTATTCTGAGAACACATGCAGTACAAATGTTTTACAGTAAAGACAATATGTCAACTGCATCCAGCTAGTCGCTGAAATAATTTTTGAATGTGTGATAGAAATGGATTTTCCTTGTTCTGAAAACACATGCAGGACCATTGTTTTGCAAACAAACACCCACTTCACTCCCCACCTATGAATGTTGCCAAATCATCATGGGAAGTACTTGATTGTAGAATTAAGTAGGCTTATGATTACAAGTTAAACTGAGTCACCAGCTTAAACAGTATAATATGCAACTCAATCCCCACCTTGCCATGACAAATGTCCAACTTTTGTAACTTATTGAATGTATATGTTGCCCcaagcaaaaatgtttatttcagATCCTTTTTATAAGTTCAGACATTTTTTAAGACATCAGTTACTTTAGAGAAGGAAACTAATATTCATTATACAATATATATTTCCCATCTTTAGTACACTAATCCGAGCTTCTGTCAAACTGCCATTGTAGGGCTCTTTCTGTTGACAAACTGGCATTACGGAACTCAAGGTCAATTAACCCActacagtctaagccctgtctaagctggGAGTGTGGTGTGGGGCGGGAGGGTTTCGTCACCATATTGTCTTTTGAACATTTGTTTTGGACTGAGCATTCTACTAAATGTATCGACTATGAGCGCTGATGAAGATTTCATCAAAAGTGCATTACAGTGGTAtggaaatacaatgacattcaaaaGGAGGCAAATATTTAGTAGGACATTTTTTCCTCCATTATTTCAATGTCACCAGTTGGACTTTAAATGCagtataatgttagctagctagctaagattgaggggaggCCACCGGattctagctagctactttagcaatgtcatcaAATATTCAGGCACCTAATTGAAATGTAGACTTAACATTAGTTAGCCTCTGTCCAGAATGACTGGGTTTATCAGAACTTTAGGGCACCACTATGGCGCTGCCGATAGAGGGCGTCTTGAGGACGTTCATAACAGTGGCATGACGTGATCGAGTGACGGAGGTGCTACCTATgaatttgggaatgttttaagaaggatcattttgctatttaATATTGATTTTTAAGGCCCCTTGAAGCATCAAAAAacttttattttaattatttGATGAAAAAATGTATATGGTCTTAGCCCATAAAAACTCAATGAATAACATATttactacatggaacaacagatagtctcCCCATTAaaatcaaaaggaagtttgttctgaagatTCTATTCTATAACTGAGAGCAATAAGAAGGAtcagaaaactttttttttttacatgtatttaaacccttatttttggcactaaacattctccagtggcaagaaaaagtatgtgaaccctttggaaatacctggacatctgcataaattggtcataaaatgtgatctgaacttcatctaggtcacaacaatagacagaatattttgccagtagtgctatggaacatccaggtgcatttttgcaaactccagaCGTGCggcaatgtttttttggacaacagtggcttcttccgtggtgtcctcccatgaacactatCCTTGTTAATTGTTTTACGTACCGTAAACTTGTCAACAGacatgttagcatgttccagagatttctgtaagtctttatcTGACGCTCTAGGATTATTCTTTATgtcattgagcattctgctctgtgctcttgcagtcatctttgcaagacggccactcctagggagagtagcaacagttctgaactttctccatttatagacaatttgtcttatcatggactgatgaacatcaaggcttttagacatacttttgtaaccctttccagctttttgcaagtcaacaattcttaatcttaggtcttctgagatcctttttgttcaaggcatggttcacatcaggcaatgcttcttgtcaATAGCAAACTCATATTTTGTgagtttttttatagggcaaggcagctcttaACCAGCATCTCCAATtgattagcttttggagaagtcattagcctaggggttcacatactttttccaacctacacagtgaatgttta is part of the Oncorhynchus clarkii lewisi isolate Uvic-CL-2024 chromosome 10, UVic_Ocla_1.0, whole genome shotgun sequence genome and encodes:
- the LOC139419264 gene encoding uncharacterized protein, which produces MSMAISMSLRSALQVKSVSVALALAVAFQTFCSSLEICSSTSTSTSSTFCFCKDLVLSQPLQHQPQLQPQLQPQLLPQLLPQLQPQLQPQPQLQLVSEEHDREERSTSNEVQ